The following nucleotide sequence is from Micromonospora sp. WMMD1120.
CGACGACCGCTGGGCCTGCCCACTGGCGCCACCGGAGAACCGGGTCGACGTGCCGCTGCGAGCCGGCGAGCTGGCGTACCACGACTGACCGTCCGCCGCCCCGCCCCCCTTTCCCGCCCCCCTTTCCCGCGATCTTGCACTTTCTGCTGCGGCATAGAGTGCATTACGGGCATTTCGGCGTACGCAAGTGCAAGATCGACGCGGGTGGACGGGGGCGACCGCCCCGGCGACGCCGGGGCGGCCGTCCGAACCTTCGCTCAACGGTTGGTCGCGCTTGAACCGGGCACCTGCATGCGAGCGAGCAACTGTCGGGCCTGGTCGGCGAGCGGGGCGTCGACCGTCACCGCGTACCGGCCGGCCCGCAGCGAGCTGGCCGAGGTGAAGTCGCGCTGCCCGCCGGTCATCGCGTGCGCGACAGCGCCGAACACGGCGCCCCAGATCGCGCCGATGACCAGCCCGACCAGGATCACCGCCAGCCAGTTGCCGACGGTGAAGATGCCGAACAGCAGGCCGATGAAGAGCCCGAACCAGGCGCCGGTACCGGCGCCGAGCAGGCCCGCGCGACCGGTGGTCATCCGCCCGAGCACCGTCTCCACCAGGGTGAGATCGGTGCCGACGATGGCGCTGTGCTCCACCGGGAAGCGGTTGTCGGCCAGATAGTCGACGACCCGCTGCGCGGCCGGATAGTCCGGATACGAGCCGATCGTCACGGTCGGCGGACCGGTCTCCGGCCCGTGGCCGTCACCGCCCGGCGTGGACACCCGCCCGGCCGGCCCGGACGGCAGCAGGTCACCACCCTGTGTGCCGGACCGCCACGCGGCGGTCGGCCCCGAAGCTGACGTCATGAGCATCCTCCCTCGTCAGCTCCCGGCGTTCCCCGCCAGGCCGACCGGTAACGCCGGACCCGCCGTCGCCGGGGCAGGGGAATGCGGGGAGGCCGCCCGGGTAACCAGTCGGGTGCGGAGCGGACAGATCAGCGACTACGGCCTCCTCGCCGACGGGCGTAGCGCGGCGCTGGTGGACCAGAACGGCTCGGTGAACTGGTGGTGCCCGGGCCGGTTCGACGCGCCGTCGGTCTTCGCCCGGTTGCTCGACGACGGTGCCGGGCACTGGTCGATCCGGCCGGAGGACGACTACACGGTCGAACGCCGCTACCTCGACGACACCCTGGTGCTACGGACGGTCTTCCGTACCGCGCGGGGTGAGGTCGCGCTGACCGACGCGCTCGCGTTGGAGCCCGGCGCGCGCGGTCACGACATCGGGATGGAGTCACCGCAGGTGCTGGTCCGGTCGGTGCGTGGGCTCTCCGGCACGGTGCCGATGCGGGTGCTCTACCGGCCACGCTTCGAGTACGGACGCACCACCGCGTACCTGATCGAGCGGGAGGACATGCTGGAGGCCATCGCCGGGGCCGCCCGGCTCACGATGCGCGCCAGCGTGCGGATGAACGCCGGCGACGGCGAGGCGACCGCGACGTTCACCGTCCGCGCCGGCACGAGCCACACCTTCACCCTGGGGTACGCCCCGACCTATGACTCCCCGTTGCCGCAGGTGCCGGACGCCGACTCGGCCATCGCCGACACCGTCGCGGGCTGGCGGTCCTGGGCCGACCAGCACAACTACCAGGGGCTCTACGCCGACCAGGTACGGCGCAGCCGACTGGTGCTGCGGGGCATGACCTACGGACCCAGCGGCGCGGTGGTGGCGTCGGTGACCACGTCGTTGCCGGAGAAGCTCGGCGGGAACCGCAACTACGACTACCGCTACGTCTGGGTGCGCGACTTCAGCCTCACCCTGCGGGCGCTGTGGCGGTCGACCTGCTACACCGAGGTGCAGCGGCAGTTCGCGTGGTTGGGCCGGGCGATGGGCCGCGTCGACGAACGACCCGTACCCATCATGTACGGCGTGCTGGGGGAGCGCGACCTCACCGAGCACCGCCTGGACCAGCTCGGTGGCTACCGGGACAGCCCGCCGGTGGTGATCGGCAACGACGCCTGGCAGCAGCGGCAGACCGACATCTTCGGCGAGACGATGGACGCCGCCTGGTTGATGCGCGACGACCTGGAGCCGCTGAAGCACGAGGTGCGCCACCTGCTGCGGGTGCTCGCCGACGAGGCCGCGCGGAACTGGAAGCTGCCCGACGCGGGAATGTGGGAGGAGCGGGGCGTCGAGCACCACCACGTCTCCTCGAAGGTGCAGTGCTGGGTCGCCCTGGAC
It contains:
- a CDS encoding general stress protein, whose product is MTSASGPTAAWRSGTQGGDLLPSGPAGRVSTPGGDGHGPETGPPTVTIGSYPDYPAAQRVVDYLADNRFPVEHSAIVGTDLTLVETVLGRMTTGRAGLLGAGTGAWFGLFIGLLFGIFTVGNWLAVILVGLVIGAIWGAVFGAVAHAMTGGQRDFTSASSLRAGRYAVTVDAPLADQARQLLARMQVPGSSATNR
- a CDS encoding glycoside hydrolase family 15 protein, translating into MRSGQISDYGLLADGRSAALVDQNGSVNWWCPGRFDAPSVFARLLDDGAGHWSIRPEDDYTVERRYLDDTLVLRTVFRTARGEVALTDALALEPGARGHDIGMESPQVLVRSVRGLSGTVPMRVLYRPRFEYGRTTAYLIEREDMLEAIAGAARLTMRASVRMNAGDGEATATFTVRAGTSHTFTLGYAPTYDSPLPQVPDADSAIADTVAGWRSWADQHNYQGLYADQVRRSRLVLRGMTYGPSGAVVASVTTSLPEKLGGNRNYDYRYVWVRDFSLTLRALWRSTCYTEVQRQFAWLGRAMGRVDERPVPIMYGVLGERDLTEHRLDQLGGYRDSPPVVIGNDAWQQRQTDIFGETMDAAWLMRDDLEPLKHEVRHLLRVLADEAARNWKLPDAGMWEERGVEHHHVSSKVQCWVALDRAVRFGDRLGEPPDVARWAAARDEVRAQVLTRGWSERLQSYTGRLDTDDLDASVLIMPLVGFLRADDPRMRATIHAVERQLSHDGLLRRWDGDPAGFLICSFWLVCCLALAGERDRAHELFHALAGRVNDLGLFAEQIDPLTGEQVGNFPQAFSHIGLINAAGVLTDVERDPTLRSLGTSPPHFTPARS